gtttcacccactaaaaatCCCCGTGTTGCAAAGGATGTCGAGTTTTAACGCTCGATTTCGTTGATCGCGCTCCTGTTTCTCATCTGAGAGCTAACAGAGTTGAGCGGAACTATCGCCTATTGTTCTGCTTTCGCTCTAGGCTCTTCTTGCCTGTCCGAGAAGGCGGTGTGATACCTTTCGTTCCTTTCGACTAAGTTACCTCGCCGACATGGAGTTCTCCCGTCCGTCTGGACGCTTCTTTCTTCGTCGGCTTGACCCTTGtgtttcttctttttgcaacgCTGGGTCAGAAGAACCAGGAAGGCTGCTCTGGTTTTCGTTTTCCCACCATTGCTGAGGAAGCCTTGCGGCTGTTGTTTTTTCCTCTAGCCTGCGTTCGCTTGCTTGGTCACGTGCAGGTCTGTTCCTTTATGTCATCCGTTATCTTGTAACTGATGTCTTGGTCTTTTGTGCGGAATGGCTTGCTCCAGAGTGTAATCTGTCGCTTTCCGGATTAGCTCGTTTTGGTGTTGCTCCGCTGCTTGGAATGTCTTCATGGCACGTTCTTTTATGACGTCCATCATGGTCTTGTACTTTAGATCTCTTTTTATTACCTGGTTGCTAACGTACCGAGGCGCGTTTAACGCCGTTCTCAGAGCAATGTTTTCCACTGCCTTAAGAGTCTGTAAGTGTGACTTTGCTGCATAACTACACGCGGTTGGTGCATACGTCAGGTGAGGTTGaatcacaattttttactAGTGTGATTTTGTTCTTCACTGGCAATTTAGACCTCCTGTTTATCATCGGATACAGTATATGTTAGATCTAACAACTTCATGCTACTTATAAGGCGAATCGTTCATAGGGTAGATGTGTGCTTTACCTACGCATGCGCAGTAGAAGCGCAGGAATCTCTATTCCCACGCTTCTTCCGGATGCTTTTGTAGTACCGGTTAGAGGGTACCCGTACCGATCGACGTTCACTCACACTTTGCGTTTCTTTCAGTATTTACAGAATATCGAATATCAGACGCGAGAATTCCAAAGCGTTTCGTGGCCGATCGTCCGTTTAAGTTTTTCCTGAGTGTCCATGGAATTGTTCTTTTCGCAGGACGAATTCTCGGAATTTAACCGCAGGAACATGCAAAATAAaggttattttcatttatctgTGATCAAAGTTAAAGTCGTCGCGGAATAAGTAGTTTGTTTTGGGTGTTTGGTGCTGCCTCTGCATTTACAGACTTTAGTAGAAGTTCGAGTAGATCTTAGAAGTTTAAGGAAGGTTGAAattatgttcattttttttagtccATCTGGTACCAGAATCTCTGTTATATCCAAGTGAGCTTAGCTTCATCGCCAATCATCCGTTCATCTATGCCATTAAGACGGAGAATGTCGTTTTATTAGCTGGACGAATTGATACATTTTAAGCACGATTTATATTATGTATAGAAACCCGTTTAGTTTTTAACTCTTAATCCTATTTGCGTACGTATATGAGTATATGGCATAGAACAACATAAcataaaatgatataaaagaactgattgttttttattttaatacataaaaCTCTAATTTTATCTTTGATTGTGCATGATATGTTTATTTCAGTCGGAATAGGACTAACGGCCGCGCTATTACCTGCACCTGCTAAAGGATTCTTAGTGGATCACCCCTTCATTTACTACATCAAATTTCAGGATGTTTTGCTGTTTTCTGGAAGGATTTCGCAATTTTAACTGTGCCATAACGTGTtgctaattaaatatatttaatgaatatgagttttttttcaatcattttctACCCACATTTGTGCTGAACGTTGTTAGGGAATTATACCGgatctaacctgaactaacccagCTCAAACGTTTATTGCAgtgttaatagtttttttttgtttttagtaacTGCGGTATTTACGAGTGGATTCCTTCTACAAGAAATCACACACTTTGTCGCCAATCAcccatatatttattttatacggATAAATGAAGTAATATTGTTTTTGGGGAGATGGATGATTTAAACTaactatattatttaattaaaatatcctcTGATGCCAAAGTATTGCTCGCTATATTATGACTGGTAGCATTCCCATAATAATAGCCGCGTGCCATGTTGGTCTGTAGCGTCCTGTCCGATCATCAAAGTGCGGCGACTCAGGTCGTGGTTAGGAAAACAGACGGGGGTGACCGCAGTTAAGGCGACCCACCCTCTCTGCATTATCACAGAATCGACCCTTGGCGAAAACACATACATGTCAGAGAGAGTCTCCGAtcaaaaaaaggttaaaacaGAGAACAACAGCAGACACCGACAAAATGGGTAGTCTCCTCCGACTTTGGCAAACACATCTCTTAGGATCAGTTCTCCTCCGGGAGTCGGAGGGGAGGAGAATGATGATTCCTTCAATTTCGCCTATTCACTTCGAATACTCACTAAAACTCACTGTAGGCAACTCGATGAATCCCAAACAACAACAATGAGAAGTGTCGTAAAGGGTATTGTTCTCGTAATAAAACGTCCCCCAATATAAATACTTACTACATTTCCCCCcctcctctctctctctctctcactctctctctctctctctactgtgattatttttaatattacaatagttacatattaaatttacatttaaataagcCATAATTGAATCAGGGTCTTCTTAAAAACATAGAAGAAAAGAATAGAGCACCGATTCAGCTAAATAATACCACAACCATTATAAAAACTGCAACACCTATAACAGTAATTATACAATTAACGCATCAAATTCCACCAAAATTGATATTACGTATTTAGTTGTAGCAGTAATAGTAGTAGTAGAACTAGTACAATTCATTAGGTTTTACATGCATGTAATACATGTAATGCAACGTATTGCAACGTGTTTTTTCAACAAGTCAATTATTCGCATAACTATGGCTCATGCATAACGTCGCAATGTTGATGTACTTCCTTGGCCTCCACGCTTTCCTGATCTTTTCCTTATAGAACAAGTATAAGACATGACAGGAAAAAGAGTTATACTACTCTGGAGGATCTAGGTATTCTGGCAGAgttacgaaataaaaaaacacttgcTTGGGATACATTACCTCAAGAGGACGTCGACCATTTGCTTAAAAGCATGCCCACACAAGTTTCTGGGGATGTAGATTTACAACGTAATTAAACACATTATTCGAAATTGAAAGACTTCTAGGACTTTCATTTACTCGTAAGTtatatcatttattttatatagtgTTGTCAATGTATTTGCAAAGTTTCAATGAAATACGCGCATTACTTCCAagtgttgcaatttttataaatagtaTAAACGTGTCTTATAAGGAAGTTGCTTATTTTCATCCTGCAAGATTTCAAATTGatcttttttcttctaattagaAAGAGATTTCATAGTTTTTCATTCACCAGCTATAAGTTGCTACAAGGATTTTtagtaacaataaattaattttaagcatctGTCCAAGGTGAGCTTACAGGTGGGTTTACCTACGCCCTATCAAGAcacaaaaaattgatttaattttggtATCGGCGCTgacaaattcaatatttttacaaactttgatgctctgaactaatctgaattcctctacattaaaaaaagtattatgcCAAAAATGCGCATCTCTAACCGTTTTCTagagaattttaataaagtttttcgaTGCACTGCCAAGAATATATGAATACCGTCAATTCGTTAGCGTTAACACTGCGGACCGAAGTAGTAATCTTCGTCGGAGTACTTGAAGGTCCAGAGCATATATTTGAGTGGTTCAGGACTATCTCTATATGTATCTCTGAAGCGACGGCAAACGGCAATATCTCGGCAAGCGATCGACTTCTAAACCTCAGCCGCAAGAAAAGCTGTTTTCATACCTGCTCAAAATTTCTTGCCAAGGGGTCTTCGACCCAGGATTAATTTCTGCAATTTAttacttcaaaaaaaatataacacgaccctttattatttaataaaaatattgttaaccGACGGGATAATATTtacaagaaacaaaaatttaattggaaaaatagTCACCTTTGCTAATCGTCAGATTATCGTTTAATAAGAGAATATCACTTTTGAAatgaatgaattttaaattaatgtgtGGTATTTTGAGACCAGGCCAGTTTCAGGCAAAACTCAACGAGGACGGTGCTGTAACTTCTTGAGAAATGACTTACcagtaattttggaaaaagttcCTTTGGCCTAACAACAAACCAAGAGGATGTTCTATTTCATTCTAAGGAACTTCTTGAGTAGGAATTTTCCACATCGATGTTTTGATAAGAGTGAGGTACATGTGTGGCCAGCACGAAACCCCGATTAAAAtcaactagatttttttttagagctATTGGGATACAAACGAGTACATATCAGCGCAAAGGAATTATGCGGTAATAGTAAGAAGATTAAATAATCAGAAACAACAATCAAACCCTCTGCAGGATgcgatgaaattttgattaaagaTTTGGAAACCGAATTGGTTTAGGCATTTGGAAAATTAACtttggttaaatttttgtaaatttatatgaTACTTAGGggtgtcaaaatttaaaaaaatattcaagttaTCGGCActggtaaaaaatgatttgaatttttgtataatGGTAAGCCGCACACGAAATCACTTATCAGCCAGTCTGAAACGGATATTATAATGAATTTATCGTACCTAAAACCTCCCTAGGAGCAATTTCAAGTctctaaatcaaaaactgttgTTTCTTATtcccaatttttaaaattagaaaaattactttaaatccTGTAGAAAGAAAACGGGCAACTTTTTCATAAGACAAATTTAGGTAAATTGCTCAATTTTTTATCTCCTAGCACCCAATAGTCATTTGTACCATTGTTTAGGTGACACCCTGCATTAacatcaatattaaatttctcctGGTTACACCACAGCAATTTGTGACTCTGCAATCTCATCTTTGAGCCATATTTGATAAGCCCCATAAACGCAAAACCACAAGAAACAGAGGCCAGCTGCAACAATAATTTCTCtacaaatcttcaaaaacctCAAAAAATGTGCCATGAACTTACCAAAAACAATGAATATTATCAAAAAGGTAAAATCTTTATGGGTGTCGCTCTCAATATGGATGGTGGCTGCGAACAAGCTCAGAAAGATGAGAAGGGCGTAGAGAAATGCGTATTTTTGATCTCTCTGTGGATTATTGTCGTCAAAAAATTGGATTAGTGACGGTAGAAGTTACCTTTAATACGGAGACTAGGAGGAGGACGCTCAGGATTAAGTTGCAGGCTGCGAATCCCATGGAGAGTTTGAAAAATCCCACCTGGAAGTCTTCATGGTCGATGTTTTTGAGCTTCAGACAGCAGATTACTATGCCTGAGACACCGAAGAGCTgcaatttattgtaaaattgtttaataatttgtgaGCCAGTTACGAAAAATCTTACGAAATTTGCCACCATAACAAAAAACCATCCCACGGTGAGCTTCGTGTTGTAAAATTTGATCTCCGACATGGTCTTCTACGTTATTGTTGAGCCATTTGGGAagtttttttgtaagtttcCTCGCCTATTGTTAATTGTTTGAAACT
This portion of the Euwallacea fornicatus isolate EFF26 chromosome 13, ASM4011564v1, whole genome shotgun sequence genome encodes:
- the LOC136343203 gene encoding uncharacterized protein; translated protein: MSEIKFYNTKLTVGWFFVMVANFLFGVSGIVICCLKLKNIDHEDFQVGFFKLSMGFAACNLILSVLLLVSVLKRDQKYAFLYALLIFLSLFAATIHIESDTHKDFTFLIIFIVFAGLCFLWFCVYGAYQIWLKDEIAESQIAVV